The following DNA comes from Candidatus Nitrosotalea okcheonensis.
TCAATCATTTTGCCATCAACTGTGGTAGCTCCTTTCTTACTTTTTCTAGCCAGATCATATGTACTCATAACTTTTTTTGCCCATTCAATTTCTGTAAGAGTAGGATAGAATACTTTGTGGACAACATCAACTTGTTGTGGATGAATAATGCTTTTACCTACATATCCAAGATTCTTGGCAACAACAGAGTCTTGTTCCAATCCAGCAACATCATCAATATCCTGCCAGATTGCATCAATTGCATATTTTCCTGCAGCCCTTGCATCTATTGGAATTTTAGCTCGTGAATATAGAGCTCCTTCTGGTTTCTTAGTATATTCTACACCTAGATCATTTAGTAGATCAAATACACCAAATATCAAGGCAGATATTCTTTTGCTACATGATGCAATAGAATATGCGTTTACAACGCCTTCAGCAGATTCTATTGATGCCATAACTTCTATAGGCTTTAGTTTACGTTTTTTTTCCAATCCCGTCATCATTTTTTCAATTTTTTTTATCTCGTTTATTGTATTTACTTTGGGAATCACTATGCCATCTACACCTTTCTGAATAACTTCCAGCAGATCATCAGATATCATTCCGGATATGGGAGAGTTGGTTCTCACATAAATTTCTGAATTGTATTCAGATCTATGTTTTAACGCATTTTTTATTAAGTTTCTTGCAGATTTTTTCTCTTCCAAAGGAACAGAATCTTCCAAGTCAAAACATATGATGTCTGAATTGAGAGATTTTGCTTTTTCTAGAAAACGAGTATTATTTCCTGGAACGAACAAAAGACTACGCAAGAGTCTTGCCATAAATGGAAGAGTTATGGTTTGAGTAAGATTTTGCCTACTAGTCCTTTACCAGTAAGCATCTTAGTATGTGCTTCTGCAGCATTTTCAAAGTTATACACTGAATCTATAATGGCTTTAATTTTCTTTTTACCCATCCAATACAATCCGTGTTCTAATTCTGCCTTTGTTCCTTGTGTAGAACCTAGAATGTTAGTTCCTTTGAAGAAGATGTGTCTCAAATCTGTCTTTGCATCATATCCTGTTGTTGCCCCACATGTTACCAGTGTTCCACCATACTTTAGCAAAGTTAGTTGATCATTCCAGTGTGTTTGTCCTATATGATCAAATGATATATCAATCCCCCCAAATGGTTTTGCAATTTGTCTTACTTCTTTACTCCAATCTGGTTTTCTATGATCAACTGCATAATCAGCTCCAAATTCTTTTAGTTTATCTAGTTTGTCTGGACTTCCTGTAGCAATAACAGTACAATTGTATAATTTTGCAATTTGAATTCCAAAACTTCCTACACCAGAACCTCCACCCATGATAAGAACTGTTTGACCAGGACGAATTCTTGCTCTCCCTACAAGCATATGCCATGAAGTAAGTAATGTCATGGAAGCTGCAGCAGCTTCATCAAAGCTTACGCCCTCTGGAATTTTTGCAACATTAACTTCAGGCAAATGTGTGATTTCAGAGAATGCGCCCCATGTAGGTCCAGTTTGGAATCCCCATATGGTTCTCTTTTGACAATCATATTCACGTCCGTCAGTGCATGCTTCGCATACCCTACATGACATGTTTGA
Coding sequences within:
- a CDS encoding HpcH/HpaI aldolase/citrate lyase family protein — translated: MARLLRSLLFVPGNNTRFLEKAKSLNSDIICFDLEDSVPLEEKKSARNLIKNALKHRSEYNSEIYVRTNSPISGMISDDLLEVIQKGVDGIVIPKVNTINEIKKIEKMMTGLEKKRKLKPIEVMASIESAEGVVNAYSIASCSKRISALIFGVFDLLNDLGVEYTKKPEGALYSRAKIPIDARAAGKYAIDAIWQDIDDVAGLEQDSVVAKNLGYVGKSIIHPQQVDVVHKVFYPTLTEIEWAKKVMSTYDLARKSKKGATTVDGKMIDEVHYKRAVALLNSIK
- a CDS encoding zinc-binding dehydrogenase; protein product: MKAVVYDKYAPNDDYKSILSVKEIPDPKPKSNEVVFRIKAAALNYNDIWGMRGQPVPVPLPHISGSDAAGEVIAIGEDVVNFKVGDRVVSHSNMSCRVCEACTDGREYDCQKRTIWGFQTGPTWGAFSEITHLPEVNVAKIPEGVSFDEAAAASMTLLTSWHMLVGRARIRPGQTVLIMGGGSGVGSFGIQIAKLYNCTVIATGSPDKLDKLKEFGADYAVDHRKPDWSKEVRQIAKPFGGIDISFDHIGQTHWNDQLTLLKYGGTLVTCGATTGYDAKTDLRHIFFKGTNILGSTQGTKAELEHGLYWMGKKKIKAIIDSVYNFENAAEAHTKMLTGKGLVGKILLKP